The Chryseobacterium sp. LJ668 genome segment AGAACAAGTTGAATGTTTCAGGTCCTACCATCGGGATCTTTTTTATTGACAGAGGATTTAAAAAGTTTTGAATATTGGACTCTTTAACCTCAAATCTCCCTGTAGGTTTTGATTCACCGGTTCCGATCTTGGAAACCGTCTTATTGGTTGATAAAGCAAAGCTGATCGGCAAGCCCGTATTTTTTGTAACGGCATCGACAATTTCATTGGTCCATTGAAAGCAGCCAAAGAACTTATCCATTCCTGAGAGGTCAAGATAAAACTCATCAATACTCGCTTTTTCCAACACCGGTACCTTTTCTTGGATCACTTCAGTAACCAAATGCGACATATTGGAATAATATTCCATATCGCCTTTGATCACTCTGGCTTCTGGACATAATCTCAGGGCCATCTTAATAGGCATTGCAGAACGGACACCAAATTTTCTTACCTCATAGGAGCAAGAGGCTACCACACCGCGGTCTCCACCTCCGATGATCACAGGCTTTTTATCCATTTCGGAGTTTTTCAGCCTTTCACAGGATACAAAGAAGGTGTCCAGATCCATATGTGCAATTGCTCTTTCCATTTGACAAAATTAGATACATTATGTATCTTTTTTATTATATTTGCAGATACAAATTGTATCAATGTCAATATTTTCAGAAAACATCAGGCTTTTAAGGCATAAGAAAAATTTATCCCAACAGAGTTTTGCAGAAAGCCTAGGGATGAGTAGGGTAAGATATTCAAAATACGAAGATGGGCGCTCTGAGGCACCTTACGAAATTTTAATCAGAATTTCTAAATTCTTTAATGTCAGCATCGATTTGCTTCTCACTTTGGATATCAGTAAATACCCAGTGGATAATATGATGAAACTTCCGGAGAATAGGGTTGTGTTACCAATTATTGTTGATTCTGATGGAGAGAATTATATAGAGATCGTTCCCCAGAAAGCTTCAATGGGCTATCTGAAAGGTTACAGTGATAATGAATATATTGAAAAACTTGCACGAATGAAGCTTCCATTTTTAAAGAATGCTAAATACAGAGCCTTTTTGGCAGACGGCGATTCAATGCCGCCATTTGCTGATGGCTCTTATATTATCGGAGAATACGTGGAACAGCTGGAGGATCTGAAATCTGGTAAAGAATATATTTTTATTACCTCAGACGGTATCACCTTTAAAACATTTGTCGAACAAAATAATGAGTCAGTTACTGTATCGGCTGATAATACATTTTACGAACCTTATCAGGTTCCACTTGATAATGTTCTTGAAATCTGGAAATACGTGCGTGGTATTTTGCCTGAAAATTATAAGCTGGACAACACAAATGATACCCACATTGGAACTATTCTGCAAGAACTTAAAACCAGCATCAAAGAATTGGATGACAAGGTGTCTCTAATTAAATAATTTAGTAGAAAGTCAGGTTTGCAATTAACCTGATATTTATACTGATTCGCAAACTATGTTAATCTGAAATATCATAAGGTTACTTACGATTTGTTTTCTTAAAATTAATCAGTTATACAAATCCTTCTACAAAACAAATAATTTAAAACTAATCATTATGTCTATATCGTATTACGATTTTAAAAATCTACCAAGTCAATCTCAGTATGAACTGGTGATTGAAGAAGGTCAGGTAATCAATGAAACCTACAAAAATGAATTGAAATTTATTTTATATGGAATGTCGAGTTTTTCCGTAGAGATCGTCATTAATATTAGCAATAATAAGATCGCAAGTCTAAGAGTTTTTCACAAAAAAGGAAATTTGTAAAAAATGAAAGAAAGTAATTGGTGAATTCATTTTTACTAGTTGTAATACTCTGTTCTGTTTTTCCGCATATTTATCTACCCATATTCTTCTTTCCAATTGATTTTTAGTTGTGAATATTTCTGATTGTCCTCTGCATCTTTCCATTTTTTATAAAATATATCCGCAGCCTTGGCCTTTTCAGGATCTCCTGTCCCGCGTTCAAGTTGCTGATAATCTTTATTTTCGTCATATTTTTTGCCACCCTTGTAATTAAAATAGCGGCGTGCTCTGGTAAATCCCATTTGGAGATATTTTCTAGCCATATCTGCACCGACAAAGTCGTCATTTTTTAAATAATTTAAAAAAAGCTCATAAATTTTTTCTGAACTCTCTTCAGCAATCTCAGCATTTTTAAATCGCCAGTACTGTCCGATTTCTGATTTGTATGGCTCACAGATTAAAACGCCTTGCTCACCCTTACCTACTTTATACTTTTCAGGATGCTTTTGATAGTTTATATCAGGCTTCCAGGCATAGGTGTCAGATTTGAAATTAATATAACTGGGTTTTCTATCGCTCATCCGAATCTATTATCAAACTAAGTGCCTTTGGTTTAGCACCACTTATTAGTTGTATAGCAAAAAATCTAAATTTCATAACTAAATAATTAGTTTTAGCTTTACTAAAAGTACCAATGAACAGCAAGATGTTTTTGTTTATAACAACTCCATAAGTTAATTATTCACAGAGGATCTTTTCTTTTTGCAAAAGAGGGAATAACCACAGATATGGCATTAATTATTATCTATTTCTTAAGAACTAATTAGCAAAATTTCAGAAAGGTGACCCGGATTGGATTATCATATTCTTTACATCTAAATTGATAGTTATTATATGGGCTCTGTATGCAGCAGGAATTAAGGATAAGTCATAACCTATCTGAAATTAATTTTATTTTATGATTTAGATCATAAGATTCTAATTATCAATATTTTAGATGTATAATTTTAGCTGTATGGCATAAAGTTAGATGATTTAATATTAACACTAAAAAATAAAAGTTATGTTTTACCATTCACAAAATCTTATCAATCCGATTGTAGCTGACGAACCGGATCCATCAGCAGCTAATGCCTTACAAGAAGGGCTTGGTGGTCAGTTCGGAGAAATGCGCACCATGATGCAGTATTTATTTCAAAGTTTTAATTTTCGTGGCAAAGCAACACCTTACATGGACTTGATACAAGGTGTAGGTGTAGAAGAAATTTCCCACGTGGAGCTTATTACTAAAACCATTTCTCAATTATTAGATGGGTCTCCGAGATATCAGGGAGACAAATATGAGGCGCCAAGTAAAGGTGGAGGTGTTGCACTTGAGATGGCGAAGGAACAACAAAATCCACAGCATTACATTGTAGGTGCTCAGGCAGCCTTACCGGTTGATGCTTCGGGAAATCCGTGGAGTGGTAGCTATGTTCATAGTCACGGAAATCTTGTTCTTGATTTGATGGATAATTTGGTAGTGGAAGCTACGGGAAGAATCCAAAAATGCAGAATCTACCAAATGAGCAGCAACAAGACTTTGCGCGCAACGGTTGCATTTCTTATCGTGAGAGATGAAGCCCACCAGGCTGCCTTTGCAAAAGCTTTAGAGACATTAGGCGTAGATTGGGGCAAAGTTTTGCCGGTACCAAAATTTGATTCTTCTCAGTTTCCGGAAGTTAAAAGATTGCTGGATATGGGATTGCACAGGGAGCAATACACATTTCGTATGGACGGATCCTTGATGGAACAGATTTTCAGCGGGCCATCACCTTTTAATGATGGTACGGAACTTACGACACTTAAAGAACCTCGGGAATCTTTCCCAATCCCTGAAGCTCCAGAGCGTCCGGAAGAATTTTCACCAGGTCTGGATGAAGAAATGCAGGCATTAGCCGATGCTTTTACTGAATTTAAGGAATCTGGCGGGAAAGTTAAAAAGAATGTAGCTGTAAAGGGAAGTAAAAAGAAATAAAAACTTCCATATTTCCGTAAATGTGCATCTCTGTAGAGATCTAATATAAATGCCTATAAAAATTATAATATTTTTATGGGCATTGTTTTTAAGCTTTAAACGATTTCAAAATTATCTAAGATTTAAGCGTTTAAAGCTATAATAGGTCTAGTACTAACTACTATTGGAAATATTTTATATTTGATTTTTATTTAATGAATTTTAGAAATAAAATCACCACACTTTTCAACTGGTAT includes the following:
- a CDS encoding DUF4385 domain-containing protein translates to MSDRKPSYINFKSDTYAWKPDINYQKHPEKYKVGKGEQGVLICEPYKSEIGQYWRFKNAEIAEESSEKIYELFLNYLKNDDFVGADMARKYLQMGFTRARRYFNYKGGKKYDENKDYQQLERGTGDPEKAKAADIFYKKWKDAEDNQKYSQLKINWKEEYG
- the dinB gene encoding DNA polymerase IV codes for the protein MERAIAHMDLDTFFVSCERLKNSEMDKKPVIIGGGDRGVVASCSYEVRKFGVRSAMPIKMALRLCPEARVIKGDMEYYSNMSHLVTEVIQEKVPVLEKASIDEFYLDLSGMDKFFGCFQWTNEIVDAVTKNTGLPISFALSTNKTVSKIGTGESKPTGRFEVKESNIQNFLNPLSIKKIPMVGPETFNLFSRLGVKTIQTLSEMPIDVLHQLVGKNGTVLSKKAHGIDETPVVPYSERKSISTENTFSQDTIDIQNIRSILSGMVEKLAFQLRQEKWLTSTVTVKIRYSNFDTETKQCRIPYTSADHTLLRYVLELFTKIYTRRMRIRLIGIRFTGLVHGCHQMDLFEDTEELISLYQTMDRIKNRFGASSVGRASGFLK
- a CDS encoding manganese catalase family protein, whose protein sequence is MFYHSQNLINPIVADEPDPSAANALQEGLGGQFGEMRTMMQYLFQSFNFRGKATPYMDLIQGVGVEEISHVELITKTISQLLDGSPRYQGDKYEAPSKGGGVALEMAKEQQNPQHYIVGAQAALPVDASGNPWSGSYVHSHGNLVLDLMDNLVVEATGRIQKCRIYQMSSNKTLRATVAFLIVRDEAHQAAFAKALETLGVDWGKVLPVPKFDSSQFPEVKRLLDMGLHREQYTFRMDGSLMEQIFSGPSPFNDGTELTTLKEPRESFPIPEAPERPEEFSPGLDEEMQALADAFTEFKESGGKVKKNVAVKGSKKK
- a CDS encoding XRE family transcriptional regulator, translating into MSIFSENIRLLRHKKNLSQQSFAESLGMSRVRYSKYEDGRSEAPYEILIRISKFFNVSIDLLLTLDISKYPVDNMMKLPENRVVLPIIVDSDGENYIEIVPQKASMGYLKGYSDNEYIEKLARMKLPFLKNAKYRAFLADGDSMPPFADGSYIIGEYVEQLEDLKSGKEYIFITSDGITFKTFVEQNNESVTVSADNTFYEPYQVPLDNVLEIWKYVRGILPENYKLDNTNDTHIGTILQELKTSIKELDDKVSLIK